A genome region from Labrus mixtus chromosome 9, fLabMix1.1, whole genome shotgun sequence includes the following:
- the tsr1 gene encoding pre-rRNA-processing protein TSR1 homolog has protein sequence MVKMAANGEKQQGHRPGIFKQKNKGHKHGKHRTKGEIERENKGRVSVTALTKKQRKEHKKMDRRHKANQLRRNKKDMVLTEKRRLGSRDGPPHLVVVLSLHAAVDAAVVTKLLRGEGAGGVVHQERCISGISDSFGMILPRFKQRFHFLSQSTADMHSLLDVAKIADSLVFVLDSTEGWDSYGDHCLSCLFAQGLPSHALVCQGVSDLPVKKRVESRRALSKITEIRFPDTRLFPLDSEQDATLLLRHLGTQRQRKLGFRSRRSHLLAQHVTFTPNSPADGTGGGPTGLGTLCVSGYVRGRPLRVDRLVHISGHGDFQLSQVDAPSDPLPLHLTAARPAKPGKEGEVDMLDGVEDEAPVRVLMKADPSRRESLQMEAEVDPMDGEQTWPTETELLEAEEVRKNKRVMRVPKGTSDYQAAWIVDEDEEENGELDEESSEDDDDNDDMLDEAMDGDDEENNSQDAGSGSEDEQDEEDEEEEEEVCSTERTGADQRYDEHIDEAAEVEGLKRYREARANEMFPDEVDTPLDVAARIRFQRYRGLKSFRSSPWDRMENLPLNYSRIFQFQSFERTRHRILAEAAAEEEGAMVGWYVTLHIIDVPSSVMESIQSGRPLMLVSLLPHEQKMSVMHLLVRRHPSNTEPIKSKEELVFHCGFRRFRASPIFSQHTSADKHKMERFLRQDSPTVVSVYAPIVFPPAGILLFKQRNDGIQDLVATGSLLSCDPQRVVLKRIVLSGHPFKINRRSAVSRYMFFNRDDIMWFKPVELRTKWGRRGHIKEALGTHGHMKCVFDNQLRSQDTIMMNLYKRVYPRWTYDPYVPLPLPWVKSEFTVEMDDLDME, from the exons ATGGTGAAAATGGCTGCGAATGGGGAAAAACAACAGGGACACAGACCCGGcatatttaaacagaaaaacaaaggccACAAACATGGCAAGCACCGGACGAAAGGTGAAATTGAGAGGGAAAACAAAG GGAGAGTGTCTGTAACCGCCCTCACcaaaaaacaaaggaaggagCACAAGAAGATGGACAGAAGGCACAAGGCCAACCAGCTCCGCAGGAATAAGAAAGACATG GTCCTGACAGAAAAGCGACGTCTTGGCAGCAGGGATGGTCCTCCTCATTTGGTCGTTGTGCTGTCCCTCCACGCTGCCGTCGATGCTGCTGTTGTCACCAAACTGCTGCGAGGGGAGGGCGCTGGGGGCGTGGTACATCAGGAGCGCTGCATCAGTGGCATCAGTGACAGTTTTGGGATGATTTTACCCCGGTTTAAACAAAGATTCCACTTTCTCAGCCAAAGCACAG CTGACATGCACTCCCTGCTGGATGTGGCCAAGATCGCAGATAGCCTTGTGTTTGTGCTGGACTCCACTGAAGGTTGGGACAGCTATGGAGACCactgtctgtcctgtctctttgcCCAGGGCCTCCCCAGCCATG CGCTGGTGTGTCAGGGTGTGTCTGACCTCCCTGTGAAGAAGAGGGTCGAGTCCAGGCGAGCTCTGTCAAAGATCACAGAGATCCGGTTTCCCGACACTCGCCTCTTCCCTCTGGATTCAGAGCAGGATGCCACTCTACTTCTCAGACACCTGGGCacgcagagacagagaaagctGGGTTTCCGCTCGAGGCGTTCACATCTTCTGGCTCAGCATGTCACTTTTACGCCCAACAGCCCCGCTGACGGGACGGGCGGAGGACCCACCGGCCTTGGAaccctctgtgtctctggatATGTCCGGGGCCGACCTCTGAGGGTCGACAGATTAGTGCACATCAGTGGACACGGAGACTTTCAGCTCAGTCAGGTCGATGCTCCATCAGACCCGCTTCCCTTACATTTAACAGCAGCCAGACCAGCAAAGCCTGGCAAGGAGGGAGAAGTTGACATGCTg GATGGAGTTGAAGATGAAGCCCCAGTGAGGGTTCTTATGAAAGCTGATCCATCCCGCAGGGAGAGTCTGCAGATGGAGGCTGAGGTTGACCCCATGGACGGAGAGCAGACGTGGCCGACGGAAACAGAGCTGCTGGAAGCTGAAG AGGTCAGGAAGAACAAACGTGTAATGAGGGTCCCTAAAGGAACATCAGACTACCAGGCGGCGTGGATCGtcgatgaggacgaggaggagaatgGGGAGCTGGACGAGGAAAGCAGTGAAGATGACGATGACAATGACGACATGTTGGACGAGGCCATGGATGGAGACGATGAAGAGAATAACTCTCAG GATGCAGGATCAGGCTCTGAAGATGAAcaagatgaagaggatgaggaggaggaggaagaggtctGCTCCACAGAGCGAACTGGGGCCGATCAGCGCTACGATGAACACATTGATGAAGCTGCCGAGGTAGAAGGCCTTAAACGCTACCGCGAGGCTCGAGCCAATGAAATGTTTCCCGATGAGGTGGACACTCCCCTTGATGTTGCAGCTAGAATAAG ATTTCAGCGCTATAGAGGCCTGAAAAGTTTCCGCTCCTCGCCGTGGGACCGCATGGAGAACTTGCCTCTCAACTACTCTCGCATCTTCCAGTTCCAGAGCTTTGAGCGCACTCGTCACCGCATTTTGGCCGAGGCAGCAGCTGAAGAAGAGGGTGCcatg GTGGGCTGGTATGTGACGCTGCACATCATTGATGTGCCTTCTTCTGTGATGGAGAGCATCCAGTCAGGCCGACCTCTGATGTTGGTGTCTCTGTTGCCCCATGAACAGAAG ATGTCAGTGATGCATCTCTTGGTGAGGAGACACCCGAGCAATACAGAGCCGATCAAATCTAAAGAGGAGCTGGTGTTCCACTGTGGGTTTCGGAGGTTCAGGGCATCTCCCATCTTCTCTCAGCACacctcag CTGACAAACACAAGATGGAGCGCTTCCTCAGGCAAGATTCCCCCACCGTGGTGTCGGTGTACGCTCCCATCGTCTTCCCGCCGGCAGGAATCCTGCTCTTCAAACAAAGGAATGATG GCATCCAGGACCTGGTGGCTACAGGCAGTCTGCTCAGCTGTGACCCTCAGCGTGTCGTGCTGAAGAGGATAGTACTGAGTGGACACCCGTTCAAAATTAACCGGCGCTCTGCGGTTTCCCGTTACATGTTCTTTAACAGGG ATGACATCATGTGGTTCAAGCCAGTGGAGCTGAGAACAAAGTGGGGTCGGAGAGGCCACATCAAGGAGGCTTTAG gAACACACGGTCACATGAAGTGTGTATTTGATAACCAGCTGCGCTCTCAAGACACAATCATGATGAATTTGTACAAGAGGGTGTATCCTCGCTGGACATATGACCCCTACGTACCTTTGCCATTACCATGGGTGAAGAGCGAGTTCACCGTGGAGATGGACGACTTGGACATGGAGTAG
- the hic1 gene encoding hypermethylated in cancer 1 protein isoform X1, producing the protein MIIKGDLDRMAEHIGHAGGGLKTMLDAMDVPSHARDLLLQLNSQRTKGFLCDVIIVVQNALFRAHKNILAASSLYLKSLVVHDNLINLDHEMVSPGVFRVILDYIYTGRLTEGDPTSPTEPNLGAVLAAASYLQLLDLVALCKKKLKRNGKYPPRPNPAFLPYPKMGPASLGIGGGGRYRVSTPVIQSCHSHASRAPPLEELVPHRLAIHAGELYAPTSTQGSQVFPCLQPALAAQLGRSAHPERNCSPNFGLDLSKKSPNSQSQHTPSHLANTHNEEERDGTQSERNSPMQGTNGRAFTSEKMESTDQASSLTPPPFPHLNQPLAPHLPHLHRSGSQSTDRYLCPPSPDHPTDGGEAGRDMGNIYRWVKPEPYAAEDEDDDDDDEEGGENGDQHHNHNKTGEDSEGADDKSGSGTEETGSSEGRPSPPGAMGRFHMPYEPESFGDNLYVCIPCDKGFPSSEQLNAHVETHTEEELYGNSGGEMGNINNTSTKNMSSNTNGYGSLNSSNNLNSLSHLDTKSSQGLGSGGIMEMMRPYRCSSCEKSYKDPATLRQHEKTHWLTRPYPCSICGKKFTQRGTMTRHMRSHLGLKPFACDSCGMRFTRQYRLTEHMRIHSGEKPYECQVCGGKFAQQRNLISHMKMHSSGGSAGGLTDGKLKLDFTEGIYPLSKYAAEHLGLKQEKANELLIQAQQQLVADAKAMESLYPLSKLASEHLGLSHDKMDILGQALPPPSQALSEARTIDRYSPS; encoded by the exons ATGATCATTAAGGGAGACTTAGATCGGATGGCAGAACACATCGGGCATGCAG GTGGCGGACTGAAGACGATGCTGGATGCCATGGATGTTCCAAGTCATGCTAGGgatctcctgctgcagctcaacAGCCAGCGAACCAAGGGTttcctgtgtgatgtcatcattgtGGTGCAGAACGCCCTCTTCAGAGCTCACAAGAACATTCTGGCTGCCAGTAGCCTCTACTTGAAATCTTTGGTGGTCCACGACAATCTCATCAACCTCGACCACGAGATGGTGAGTCCTGGGGTCTTCAGGGTCATTCTGGACTATATCTACACAGGCCGCCTtactgagggagaccccacctCTCCCACTGAACCGAATCTAGGGGCCGTGTTGGCAGCAGCTAGTTACCTGCAGCTGCTTGACTTAGTGGCCTTGTGTAAAAAGAAGCTGAAAAGAAATGGCAAGTACCCTCCACGCCCAAATCCTGCATTTCTGCCCTACCCAAAGATGGGGCCTGCCAGTTTGGGTATAGGAGGTGGGGGCAGGTATAGAGTTTCTACACCTGTCATTCAGTCCTGCCACAGCCATGCATCCCGGGCACCACCACTAGAGGAGCTGGTTCCCCATCGACTAGCCATCCATGCCGGGGAGCTGTATGCCCCCACCTCCACCCAGGGCTCTCAGGTGTTCCCCTGCCTGCAGCCAGCTCTGGCCGCTCAGCTCGGCCGTTCAGCCCACCCAGAGAGGAACTGCTCCCCCAACTTTGGCCTTGATCTCTCCAAGAAAAGCCCAAACTCCCAGTCCCAGCACACGCCCTCCCATCTGGCAAACACCCACAATGAAGAGGAGCGAGATGGAACCCAGAGTGAGCGCAACAGCCCCATGCAGGGGACCAACGGGAGGGCCTTCACCTCGGAAAAAATGGAGTCCACAGATCAGGCGAGCTCCCTAACTCCTCCACCTTTCCCCCATCTCAACCAGCCTCTCGCCCCGCACCTCCCCCACCTGCACCGCTCGGGCTCCCAGAGCACAGATCGCTACCTGTGCCCCCCCAGCCCTGACCACCCCACAGACGGTGGAGAGGCAGGCAGAGACATGGGCAACATCTATCGCTGGGTGAAACCTGAGCCATACGCagctgaagatgaagatgacgatgacgatgatgagGAAGGGGGTGAAAATGGAGACCAGCACCATAACCACAACAAAACTGGGGAGGACAGTGAAGGAGCGGACGACAAGAGTGGGTCGGGCACGGAGGAGACAGGCAGCAGTGAAGGTCGCCCTTCCCCCCCTGGAGCGATGGGGAGGTTCCACATGCCTTACGAGCCAGAGAGCTTCGGGGACAATCTATACGTCTGCATCCCCTGTGACAAAGGTTTCCCGAGCTCGGAGCAGCTCAACGCACATGTGGAGAcgcacacagaggaggagctgtACGGCAATTCTGGAGGGGAGATGGGGAACATCAATAACACCAGCACCAAAAACATGAGCAGCAATACGAATGGTTACGGGAGCCtgaacagcagcaacaacttgAACAGTCTGTCCCACCTGGACACCAAATCCAGCCAGGGTTTGGGTTCAGGCGGCATCATGGAGATGATGCGACCTTACCGCTGCTCCTCCTGCGAAAAGTCCTACAAAGACCCCGCCACTCTGCGCCAGCACGAGAAGACCCACTGGCTGACCCGGCCTTACCCCTGCAGCATCTGCGGCAAGAAGTTCACGCAGCGTGGCACCATGACACGCCACATGCGGAGCCACCTGGGCCTTAAACCCTTCGCCTGCGACTCCTGCGGCATGCGCTTCACCCGGCAGTATCGCCTCACGGAGCACATGCGCATACACTCAGGGGAGAAGCCCTATGAATGTCAGGTGTGCGGCGGAAAGTTTGCCCAGCAGCGCAACCTCATCAGCCACATGAAGATGCACAGCAGTGGGGGAAGCGCCGGGGGTTTGACAGATGGGAAACTGAAGCTGGACTTTACAGAGGGCATCTATCCTCTGAGTAAATATGCAGCAGAGCATCTGGGCCTGAAGCAGGAGAAAGCTAATGAGCTTCTCATCCAAGCTCAGCAGCAACTGGTGGCCGATGCAAAGGCCATGGAGAGCCTCTACCCGCTGTCCAAACTGGCCTCAGAGCACCTGGGCCTCTCCCACGACAAGATGGACATCCTTGGCCAagccctcccccctccttcacAGGCCCTCTCTGAAGCTCGCACCATTGACCGCTACTCCCCCAGCTAA
- the hic1 gene encoding hypermethylated in cancer 1 protein isoform X2: MLDAMDVPSHARDLLLQLNSQRTKGFLCDVIIVVQNALFRAHKNILAASSLYLKSLVVHDNLINLDHEMVSPGVFRVILDYIYTGRLTEGDPTSPTEPNLGAVLAAASYLQLLDLVALCKKKLKRNGKYPPRPNPAFLPYPKMGPASLGIGGGGRYRVSTPVIQSCHSHASRAPPLEELVPHRLAIHAGELYAPTSTQGSQVFPCLQPALAAQLGRSAHPERNCSPNFGLDLSKKSPNSQSQHTPSHLANTHNEEERDGTQSERNSPMQGTNGRAFTSEKMESTDQASSLTPPPFPHLNQPLAPHLPHLHRSGSQSTDRYLCPPSPDHPTDGGEAGRDMGNIYRWVKPEPYAAEDEDDDDDDEEGGENGDQHHNHNKTGEDSEGADDKSGSGTEETGSSEGRPSPPGAMGRFHMPYEPESFGDNLYVCIPCDKGFPSSEQLNAHVETHTEEELYGNSGGEMGNINNTSTKNMSSNTNGYGSLNSSNNLNSLSHLDTKSSQGLGSGGIMEMMRPYRCSSCEKSYKDPATLRQHEKTHWLTRPYPCSICGKKFTQRGTMTRHMRSHLGLKPFACDSCGMRFTRQYRLTEHMRIHSGEKPYECQVCGGKFAQQRNLISHMKMHSSGGSAGGLTDGKLKLDFTEGIYPLSKYAAEHLGLKQEKANELLIQAQQQLVADAKAMESLYPLSKLASEHLGLSHDKMDILGQALPPPSQALSEARTIDRYSPS; encoded by the coding sequence ATGCTGGATGCCATGGATGTTCCAAGTCATGCTAGGgatctcctgctgcagctcaacAGCCAGCGAACCAAGGGTttcctgtgtgatgtcatcattgtGGTGCAGAACGCCCTCTTCAGAGCTCACAAGAACATTCTGGCTGCCAGTAGCCTCTACTTGAAATCTTTGGTGGTCCACGACAATCTCATCAACCTCGACCACGAGATGGTGAGTCCTGGGGTCTTCAGGGTCATTCTGGACTATATCTACACAGGCCGCCTtactgagggagaccccacctCTCCCACTGAACCGAATCTAGGGGCCGTGTTGGCAGCAGCTAGTTACCTGCAGCTGCTTGACTTAGTGGCCTTGTGTAAAAAGAAGCTGAAAAGAAATGGCAAGTACCCTCCACGCCCAAATCCTGCATTTCTGCCCTACCCAAAGATGGGGCCTGCCAGTTTGGGTATAGGAGGTGGGGGCAGGTATAGAGTTTCTACACCTGTCATTCAGTCCTGCCACAGCCATGCATCCCGGGCACCACCACTAGAGGAGCTGGTTCCCCATCGACTAGCCATCCATGCCGGGGAGCTGTATGCCCCCACCTCCACCCAGGGCTCTCAGGTGTTCCCCTGCCTGCAGCCAGCTCTGGCCGCTCAGCTCGGCCGTTCAGCCCACCCAGAGAGGAACTGCTCCCCCAACTTTGGCCTTGATCTCTCCAAGAAAAGCCCAAACTCCCAGTCCCAGCACACGCCCTCCCATCTGGCAAACACCCACAATGAAGAGGAGCGAGATGGAACCCAGAGTGAGCGCAACAGCCCCATGCAGGGGACCAACGGGAGGGCCTTCACCTCGGAAAAAATGGAGTCCACAGATCAGGCGAGCTCCCTAACTCCTCCACCTTTCCCCCATCTCAACCAGCCTCTCGCCCCGCACCTCCCCCACCTGCACCGCTCGGGCTCCCAGAGCACAGATCGCTACCTGTGCCCCCCCAGCCCTGACCACCCCACAGACGGTGGAGAGGCAGGCAGAGACATGGGCAACATCTATCGCTGGGTGAAACCTGAGCCATACGCagctgaagatgaagatgacgatgacgatgatgagGAAGGGGGTGAAAATGGAGACCAGCACCATAACCACAACAAAACTGGGGAGGACAGTGAAGGAGCGGACGACAAGAGTGGGTCGGGCACGGAGGAGACAGGCAGCAGTGAAGGTCGCCCTTCCCCCCCTGGAGCGATGGGGAGGTTCCACATGCCTTACGAGCCAGAGAGCTTCGGGGACAATCTATACGTCTGCATCCCCTGTGACAAAGGTTTCCCGAGCTCGGAGCAGCTCAACGCACATGTGGAGAcgcacacagaggaggagctgtACGGCAATTCTGGAGGGGAGATGGGGAACATCAATAACACCAGCACCAAAAACATGAGCAGCAATACGAATGGTTACGGGAGCCtgaacagcagcaacaacttgAACAGTCTGTCCCACCTGGACACCAAATCCAGCCAGGGTTTGGGTTCAGGCGGCATCATGGAGATGATGCGACCTTACCGCTGCTCCTCCTGCGAAAAGTCCTACAAAGACCCCGCCACTCTGCGCCAGCACGAGAAGACCCACTGGCTGACCCGGCCTTACCCCTGCAGCATCTGCGGCAAGAAGTTCACGCAGCGTGGCACCATGACACGCCACATGCGGAGCCACCTGGGCCTTAAACCCTTCGCCTGCGACTCCTGCGGCATGCGCTTCACCCGGCAGTATCGCCTCACGGAGCACATGCGCATACACTCAGGGGAGAAGCCCTATGAATGTCAGGTGTGCGGCGGAAAGTTTGCCCAGCAGCGCAACCTCATCAGCCACATGAAGATGCACAGCAGTGGGGGAAGCGCCGGGGGTTTGACAGATGGGAAACTGAAGCTGGACTTTACAGAGGGCATCTATCCTCTGAGTAAATATGCAGCAGAGCATCTGGGCCTGAAGCAGGAGAAAGCTAATGAGCTTCTCATCCAAGCTCAGCAGCAACTGGTGGCCGATGCAAAGGCCATGGAGAGCCTCTACCCGCTGTCCAAACTGGCCTCAGAGCACCTGGGCCTCTCCCACGACAAGATGGACATCCTTGGCCAagccctcccccctccttcacAGGCCCTCTCTGAAGCTCGCACCATTGACCGCTACTCCCCCAGCTAA